In Onthophagus taurus isolate NC chromosome 6, IU_Otau_3.0, whole genome shotgun sequence, a genomic segment contains:
- the LOC111427768 gene encoding uncharacterized protein produces MQMGAAVNNPQNKRGMKGNGFRGKKMHHRRSNPRNQQPPSLMAQPMGRPPFPHPPGGRMPPPGMRPPMGPGPGPRGPPPFRMRPPHGMGGPGPRGPPGPPFGMRGMRPPPPGMRPPPPGMMRPPMMPPPMMGPGGPGPRGFRQGPGGPRPLMPPNKMRRGPKDRIMKRRRHSNNDLDLSKPWVTQQIKEEFEKKSELLKKAKNSQAMADWTLFREQRDVCNGMYNAAKLEYVGEHPEEDWSNDIERNEEVSEDDCLSDEQEFEDYDYEDDYYYEEQTNSDELSCDTCDRQFNDQNSYQKHMSEHVTCKIDGCTFTAHEKIVGKHIALQHSTGLYDKIRNISTPEDIQKWIEDRKRKYPSKENIEKRRLQQEKLLQRGEKLGVSKDRFGRKNQTRLQKPPHSKFKDNQTILHNKTPNKFPKRKNKLNQNPKKESLIDDKSDWNGTMFPFRGTSSLIITEKKEEHFDDTEWDEEKVIDKSNKIVLNNALGALMGAYNSSDESDTEIKKQSLNNQLEIKKENETIKVIRSISDDEAPVEEKIKRKDDEVNTKILEEKKVKLKRNRKRNNKCEKVNKPENSVPFLQRKFKRRKRTLLEGLLENDIRHERNVVLQCVNYIVKNNFFQKE; encoded by the exons ATGCAAATGGGCGCAGCAGTTAATAATCCGCAAAATAAAAGAGGTATGAAAGGTAACGGTTTTAGAGGCAAAAAAATGCACCATCGGCGTTCGAACCCGCGAAATCAACAACCACCGTCCTTGATGGCCCAACCGATGGGACGACCTCCGTTTCCACATCCTCCGGGTGGTCGAATGCCTCCGCCGGGTATGAGACCGCCAATGGGTCCTGGTCCGGGTCCTCGAGGTCCGCCTCCATTTCGAATGCGACCACCACATGGAATGGGTGGTCCAGGTCCGAGAGGGCCTCCAGGACCTCCGTTTGGAATGCGAGGTATGAGACCACCacctcctggaatgagacccCCTCCCCCAGGTATGATGAGACCTCCTATGATGCCACCACCAATGATGGGACCTGGAGGTCCTGGTCCAAGAGGTTTTCGGCAGGGTCCGGGTGGACCAAGACCTTTGATGCCCCCTAACAAAATGCGACGAGGTCCCAAAGATCGAATAATGAAGCGAAGAAGACACAGCAACAACGATTTGGATTTAAGTAAACCTTGGGTAACACAACAAATTAAAGAAGAGTTTGAGAAAAAGagtgaattattaaaaaaagcgaAGAATAGCCAAGCTATGGCAGATTGGACGCTATTCAGGGAACAAAGGGATGTTTGCAATGGAATGTATAATGCTGCAAAGTTGGAGTATGTAGGAGAACATCCAGAGGAG GATTGGAGTAATGATATCGAACGAAACGAAGAAGTATCAGAAGATGATTGTCTTTCAGATGAACAAGAATTTGAAGACTATGATTACGaagatgattattattatgaagAACAAACAAATTCTGACGAATTATCGTGTGATACATGTGATAGGCAATTTAACGACCAAAATAGTTATCAAAAGCACATGTCTGAACATGTTACTTGTAAAATAGACGGATGTACATTTACAGCAcatgaaaaaattgttggcAAACACATCGCGCTGCAACACAGCACCGGTTTATACgacaaaattagaaatatttcaACACCTGAAGATATCCAAAAATGGATTGAGGACAGAAAACGGAAATATCCctcaaaagaaaacattgaaaaACGGAGATTACAACAAGAAAAGTTACTGCAAAGAGGCGAAAAACTCGGTGTTTCTAAAGATAGATTTGGGAGGAAAAATCAAACAAGAT tacaaaaacctccacattcaaaatttaaagataatcaaACAATACTTCATAATAAAACACCCAATAAATtcccaaaaagaaaaaataaacttaatcaaAACCCCAAAAAAGAATCTCTAATCGATGATAAATCTGATTGGAATGGGACAATGTTTCCATTTAGAGGAACTTCCTCGTTAATTATCACTgaaaaaaaggaagaacaTTTTGATGATACTGAATGGGATGAAGAAAAAGTAATCGataaatctaataaaatagttttaaataatgcATTAGGAGCTTTGATGGGTGCTTATAATTCTAGTGATGAATCTGACAcggaaattaagaaacaatctttaaataatcaattagaaattaaaaaagaaaatgaaacaaTTAAGGTAATCAGAAGTATTAGTGATGACGAAGCTCCTGttgaggaaaaaattaaacgaaaagaCGATGAAGTTAATACCAAGATATTGGAggagaaaaaagttaaattaaaacgaaatagaaaaagaaataataaatgtgaGAAGGTGAATAAACCTGAAAATTCAGTGCCATTTTTGCAACGTAAATTTAAAAGGAGGAAAAGAACTTTATTGGAAGGGTTGTTGGAGAATGATATAAGGCATGAAAGAAATGTAGTTTTGCAGTGTGTTAActatattgttaagaataatttttttcaaaaagaataa